In Kordia antarctica, the following proteins share a genomic window:
- a CDS encoding triple tyrosine motif-containing protein produces MVKPKLNYSLRYFLYIYTLLCACLCFSQELPPIINYTPKIYKADNQNWMISQSDDAYIYIANNKGLLEYNGAQWKLYKSPNETIMRSVKVIGNRVYIGCYRNFGYWERNATGNLEYTSLSDELNLEMMEDEQIWEISQLDKWVLFQSLDRIYSYHTETKSLKIIEASQTITKLYKIDGELFFQVLNEGLFSIENGEKTLVSDNAILKNNRIVGLFPKGNQKIIITRNGSWYTFDETGLTAFQLPYQEQYKQESVYTSIQLGDGSFVLGTISNGIFHISAAGELLYHIDQANGLGDNTALSLFEDMDGNVWIGLDNGIDCLNTKEPFKYYADQKGRLGTIYASVTHNGYLYLGTNQGLFYKAENEPSDFNFMEGTNGQVWCLRVIDNQLFCGHDLGTFIINDGKQQKIADIEGTWDIKTVPGKENMIIQGNYDGLHMLNKQEDSWIYSRKLKGFNISSKHFEWATPTKILMNHEYKGVYELTIDSDYQEVTEFTKNETLQKSANSSLIQFDNIIYQANKNGIFGYDIATKAFQKETILSTIFDADEYTTGKLIVDNVGYLWAFTDNYLNYVTKEKLNKNFKVHRIAIPQSLRNEMKGYENITHLAGKNYLLGTSNGYITIDLAEMHPKTYEITINTVTNHTLSGGNNEIALGEKGEFSANKNFLAFMYNIPAYNKYEVATYSYQLEGFYDEWSDWSTSTNASFENLPFGSYTFKVKALINNQETANTASYSFIIHRPWYISNLALLLYLIIAILLFTGLNSFYKNYYRKQRERVLEKTTRDLALKELEAQKEIIQLKNSQLNSDIESKNRELAISTMNMIKKNETLSSIKRELQKQKGEQSVAPVIRMIDKNINNADDWKFFEEAFNHADKDFFKKVKELHPKLTANDLRLCAYLRLNLSSKEIAPLLNISVRSVEIKRYRLRKKISLAREINLNDYFLNL; encoded by the coding sequence ATGGTCAAACCCAAACTCAACTATTCCTTGCGATACTTTTTATACATATATACACTCTTGTGTGCGTGCCTGTGTTTCTCTCAGGAATTACCGCCTATCATAAATTATACGCCCAAAATATACAAGGCAGACAATCAAAACTGGATGATTTCTCAGTCGGATGACGCCTACATATATATAGCCAACAACAAAGGATTATTGGAATACAATGGTGCGCAATGGAAACTGTACAAATCGCCCAATGAAACTATTATGCGTTCGGTAAAAGTTATTGGAAACCGAGTGTATATTGGTTGTTACAGGAATTTTGGTTATTGGGAACGCAATGCTACGGGAAATCTAGAATACACATCATTAAGTGACGAACTGAATCTTGAAATGATGGAAGATGAACAGATTTGGGAAATCAGTCAACTGGATAAATGGGTTCTCTTTCAATCGTTAGATCGAATTTACAGTTATCACACAGAAACCAAGTCTTTAAAAATAATAGAAGCTTCACAAACAATCACGAAATTATACAAAATTGATGGCGAATTATTCTTTCAAGTACTAAATGAAGGTTTGTTTAGTATTGAAAATGGAGAAAAAACGTTGGTGAGTGACAATGCAATTTTAAAAAACAATAGAATTGTCGGATTGTTCCCTAAAGGAAATCAAAAAATAATTATCACACGAAATGGAAGTTGGTATACTTTTGATGAAACTGGATTGACAGCTTTTCAATTGCCATATCAAGAGCAATATAAGCAAGAAAGTGTGTACACAAGTATCCAACTCGGTGATGGAAGTTTTGTATTAGGAACTATTTCGAATGGAATTTTTCATATCTCAGCAGCTGGCGAGTTGTTGTATCACATAGATCAAGCCAATGGTTTAGGCGATAATACTGCACTTTCTTTATTTGAAGATATGGATGGCAATGTATGGATTGGACTCGACAATGGAATTGATTGTCTTAATACAAAAGAACCTTTTAAATACTACGCCGATCAAAAAGGACGCTTGGGAACTATTTATGCGTCCGTAACTCATAATGGATATCTGTATTTAGGAACGAATCAAGGATTATTTTACAAAGCAGAAAATGAACCTTCAGATTTTAACTTTATGGAAGGAACAAATGGACAAGTTTGGTGTTTGCGTGTCATTGACAATCAATTGTTTTGTGGTCATGATTTGGGAACTTTTATTATAAATGATGGCAAACAGCAAAAAATAGCCGATATCGAAGGAACTTGGGACATCAAAACTGTTCCAGGGAAAGAAAACATGATTATTCAAGGGAATTACGACGGATTGCATATGCTTAATAAGCAAGAAGATTCATGGATATACAGTCGCAAACTCAAAGGATTCAACATTTCATCCAAACACTTTGAATGGGCAACGCCAACAAAAATTCTAATGAATCATGAATACAAAGGTGTATATGAACTTACAATTGATTCTGATTATCAAGAAGTTACAGAATTTACTAAGAATGAAACGTTACAGAAAAGTGCAAATTCGAGTTTAATTCAGTTTGATAATATAATATATCAAGCCAATAAAAACGGAATTTTCGGGTATGATATAGCAACAAAAGCTTTTCAAAAAGAAACGATTCTCAGTACTATTTTTGACGCAGACGAATATACTACTGGAAAACTAATCGTAGATAATGTTGGTTATTTATGGGCATTTACGGATAATTATCTAAACTATGTTACGAAAGAAAAATTAAACAAAAACTTTAAAGTACACCGTATTGCCATTCCACAATCATTGCGAAACGAAATGAAAGGCTATGAAAACATTACACATTTAGCAGGTAAAAATTATTTATTAGGAACTTCTAATGGATATATAACGATTGATTTGGCAGAAATGCATCCAAAAACATATGAAATTACAATTAATACTGTCACCAATCACACACTTTCGGGCGGTAATAATGAAATAGCTTTGGGGGAAAAAGGCGAATTCAGCGCAAATAAAAACTTCTTAGCGTTTATGTATAACATTCCTGCATACAACAAATATGAAGTCGCAACCTATTCCTATCAGTTAGAAGGTTTTTATGATGAATGGAGTGATTGGAGTACATCCACCAATGCGTCCTTTGAAAATTTGCCATTTGGAAGTTATACTTTTAAAGTAAAAGCACTTATCAACAATCAGGAAACAGCAAACACGGCTAGCTATTCGTTTATCATTCATAGACCTTGGTATATATCAAACCTAGCTTTATTGTTGTATTTAATTATAGCTATTTTACTCTTTACAGGATTGAACAGTTTCTATAAAAATTATTACAGAAAACAACGAGAACGTGTATTAGAAAAAACTACGCGCGATTTAGCACTCAAAGAATTAGAAGCACAAAAAGAAATCATTCAACTAAAAAATTCACAACTAAATAGTGACATTGAATCAAAGAATCGTGAATTGGCAATTTCGACTATGAACATGATTAAAAAGAATGAAACACTGAGTAGCATTAAGCGGGAATTACAAAAACAAAAAGGAGAACAGAGTGTAGCACCTGTGATCCGTATGATTGATAAAAATATAAACAATGCAGATGATTGGAAATTCTTTGAAGAAGCGTTTAATCATGCAGATAAAGATTTCTTCAAGAAAGTAAAAGAACTACATCCAAAACTGACGGCAAACGATCTTCGGTTATGTGCATATTTACGACTAAACTTATCATCAAAAGAAATTGCACCTTTGCTAAATATCTCAGTACGAAGTGTGGAGATAAAACGATACCGATTGCGCAAAAAAATTAGCTTAGCAAGAGAAATTAACCTTAATGACTACTTTTTGAACCTATAA
- a CDS encoding mechanosensitive ion channel family protein, translated as MEEQKLFTFVYRYLKERNYTEETAMYANLAAGILGVLIVAFIIDLIVRRILIALARRISIKTKNKFDDFLIANHTPQNTAHLVPAFLIAQTTPYLFTNFPEFQVGFLKAIDVLLVILIIKVIRSILLSIRDYLKTLPAFWDKPIDSYIQVFMIFIWIIGIVSAFSILTEKSVLTFVTTLGAMSAIILLIFKDTILGFVASIQVSVNDMVRIGDWITMEKYGADGDVVEINLATVKVQNFDKTITTIPTYALISDSFKNWRGMSESDGRRIKRAIIIKTHSIHYLSDEEIEELQKIQLVSEYVSQRQKDIEKFNGEHSADKSILINGRNMTNIGVFRKYVESYLEKHPAINEEMMVMSRQLPQTPQGVPLEIYAFSKDKEWKNYEHIMGDIFDHLFAAVPYFNLETYELNVVS; from the coding sequence ATGGAAGAACAAAAACTATTTACGTTTGTATATAGATACTTAAAAGAACGCAACTACACCGAAGAAACGGCTATGTACGCCAATTTAGCGGCTGGTATTTTGGGTGTCCTTATCGTAGCTTTTATTATAGATTTAATTGTGAGGCGTATTTTGATTGCGTTGGCGAGAAGAATTTCGATAAAGACAAAGAATAAGTTTGATGATTTTTTGATTGCGAATCATACGCCTCAAAATACAGCACATTTAGTTCCTGCTTTTTTAATTGCGCAAACAACGCCGTATTTGTTCACCAATTTCCCCGAATTTCAAGTTGGCTTTTTGAAAGCTATTGATGTTTTATTGGTCATTTTGATTATCAAAGTGATTCGTAGCATATTGCTTTCCATTCGAGATTACTTAAAAACCTTGCCTGCTTTTTGGGATAAACCTATTGATAGTTACATTCAAGTATTCATGATTTTTATATGGATTATTGGAATTGTGTCTGCTTTTTCAATTCTTACGGAGAAATCTGTGTTGACTTTTGTGACAACGCTTGGCGCCATGTCTGCAATAATCTTATTGATTTTTAAAGATACAATTCTTGGTTTTGTTGCCAGTATTCAGGTTTCTGTGAACGATATGGTTCGCATTGGCGATTGGATTACGATGGAAAAATACGGCGCAGACGGAGATGTTGTTGAGATTAATTTGGCAACGGTAAAAGTCCAGAATTTTGATAAAACCATTACTACGATTCCAACATACGCCTTGATTTCAGATTCGTTTAAGAATTGGCGCGGCATGAGTGAATCCGATGGACGCCGCATAAAACGTGCTATTATTATTAAAACACATAGTATTCATTACCTCAGCGATGAAGAAATTGAGGAATTACAAAAGATACAGCTCGTTTCCGAGTATGTTTCACAGCGACAAAAAGACATTGAAAAGTTTAACGGAGAACATTCCGCAGACAAGTCAATACTAATCAACGGACGCAATATGACCAACATTGGAGTTTTCCGTAAGTATGTAGAATCGTATTTGGAAAAACATCCTGCTATTAATGAAGAAATGATGGTGATGAGTCGTCAATTACCGCAAACACCACAAGGAGTTCCGTTGGAGATTTACGCGTTTAGCAAAGACAAAGAATGGAAAAACTACGAACATATTATGGGCGATATCTTTGACCATTTGTTTGCCGCAGTTCCGTATTTTAATTTGGAGACGTATGAGTTGAATGTTGTTTCTTAG
- a CDS encoding GIY-YIG nuclease family protein has protein sequence MQNKPQTIQIFLPDGSPTSIREAEITNRLVKAILFPRNKMQEVAKRDMVHFTGVYFLFGNTEDGAKPIVYIGEGEDCFTRIQSHNRKKDFWTHCVIITTKTDEYTKTDGKYLEHHCLHQAMEIGRYAIDNDTGSKKPSISESREYDLLDNFDTAKILLATLGYPIFEEKRKAKSIKELFYCNGRNNASAIGELTDDGFLVYKDGKSSIEETKGMNKWIGVLRKRLIKEEILKQENDVYVFQQDYIFNSPSAAAATILGRSSNGWRSWKDKNGITLDELKRQN, from the coding sequence ATGCAAAACAAACCACAAACCATACAAATATTCTTACCAGACGGTTCACCAACAAGTATTAGAGAAGCAGAAATCACCAATAGGTTAGTAAAAGCGATTCTATTTCCAAGAAATAAAATGCAAGAAGTTGCAAAACGTGACATGGTACACTTTACAGGTGTATATTTTTTGTTTGGCAATACCGAAGATGGTGCAAAACCAATAGTATATATAGGAGAAGGCGAAGATTGTTTTACACGAATACAATCGCACAACAGAAAAAAAGACTTTTGGACACATTGTGTTATCATCACAACTAAAACAGATGAGTATACCAAAACCGATGGTAAATACTTAGAGCATCATTGTTTGCATCAAGCTATGGAGATTGGCAGATATGCAATTGACAATGATACAGGCTCAAAAAAACCATCCATATCAGAAAGTAGAGAATATGATTTATTAGATAATTTTGATACAGCCAAAATACTCTTAGCAACATTGGGTTATCCTATATTTGAAGAAAAACGGAAAGCAAAAAGTATTAAAGAATTATTTTATTGCAATGGCAGAAACAATGCTTCAGCAATTGGCGAACTAACGGATGACGGTTTCTTAGTATACAAAGATGGAAAATCTAGTATTGAAGAAACCAAAGGAATGAATAAGTGGATTGGTGTGTTGCGCAAGCGATTAATAAAAGAAGAAATACTAAAACAGGAAAATGATGTATATGTATTTCAACAAGACTATATATTTAACTCTCCAAGTGCTGCTGCTGCAACAATATTAGGTCGTTCTTCTAACGGTTGGAGATCATGGAAAGATAAAAACGGTATAACATTAGACGAACTTAAAAGACAGAATTAG
- a CDS encoding P-loop NTPase fold protein: MAESLAKLVTREDVLNGIEHGNVAPTTLIASTKYDVLILGKLYPPKEVIRLAARYKGLDPSKYALNGGAPTNDYLIKMGFPIFDKEGNHLGGGDTGVVWKLGTRWGRGNPNFNELLKREKIVITFEKHTFNLGDLVAITDGHTVHSVARVNDNMQTFPDSPYAHLEKEFRELKVDWGDWILVAKATIYDLATEEQFEYKLEAGIRQIRQEEVKKRVTELWFQKEYIRAKRSSDTKKSTNVYANPYNTYDNEVMPKLDVTVLSKTFAELIRNLKNSPGQMLGVFGQWGRGKTYFMSQVENELNLTHHEKADNENKKNQFYYLKFHAWKYQDTEGVWAYLYQKIMELYLTHKNNELRKHGNFFQKRIFYPIAAKWNETRLLFRLNRIRNGIFDICLFTVLALLVICLAIYNPNFLEDFKYWKMFLLTGTVVPLLSFFNKIWKLGDKGKRLIKTYTHKPNFNKLLGVQAEIQEELKYILRAWMKTEFKKEDNNAEHLKNDQKRLLLFVDDIDRCHEERLIQVIDALRVMLEDDEISKRVIIISAIDEDILERAIQWKYRNFIKQDKNDARKDALVKEYMDKLFIACLKLPPLYEKEKNQIIDNYAEKIGVEEKSNNDEIIVDNNLNSNNPNQPDAESPSKSNDTTGTEEAEEINPKEISYVLKREELEKLKVAAKNINGNITPRQLRIFMYRYLLSRNIGQAFNDDVLNIEWCNFMMDKIVEKRNVKVLIPNEAVEKLNKAEESILESLNISDKLKYSTNKIIEIVAPY; encoded by the coding sequence ATGGCAGAAAGTTTAGCAAAACTTGTTACTAGGGAAGATGTATTAAATGGAATTGAACATGGAAATGTAGCCCCAACTACTTTAATAGCATCTACAAAATATGATGTATTAATTTTAGGAAAACTATATCCTCCTAAAGAAGTTATTCGTTTGGCAGCAAGATACAAAGGTTTAGATCCAAGTAAATACGCTTTAAATGGTGGCGCACCAACGAATGATTACTTGATAAAAATGGGGTTTCCAATTTTTGATAAAGAAGGAAATCATTTAGGCGGTGGCGATACTGGTGTTGTTTGGAAACTAGGAACACGTTGGGGAAGAGGCAACCCTAATTTTAATGAATTACTCAAAAGAGAAAAAATAGTTATCACATTTGAGAAGCATACCTTTAACTTGGGAGATTTAGTTGCTATTACGGACGGTCATACGGTACATAGTGTTGCCAGAGTAAACGATAATATGCAAACCTTTCCTGATTCTCCTTATGCACACTTAGAAAAAGAATTTAGAGAATTAAAAGTCGATTGGGGAGATTGGATATTAGTTGCTAAGGCAACTATATATGATTTAGCAACAGAAGAACAATTTGAATATAAACTTGAAGCAGGTATACGACAAATACGACAAGAAGAAGTTAAAAAACGAGTAACAGAACTATGGTTTCAAAAAGAGTATATACGAGCAAAAAGAAGTAGCGATACTAAAAAATCAACCAATGTATATGCAAACCCATATAATACGTATGATAATGAGGTAATGCCAAAGTTAGATGTGACCGTATTGAGTAAAACATTTGCTGAATTGATTCGTAATTTGAAAAATAGTCCTGGGCAAATGCTTGGTGTTTTTGGGCAATGGGGAAGAGGAAAAACCTATTTCATGAGTCAAGTAGAAAACGAACTTAATTTGACTCACCATGAAAAAGCAGATAATGAAAATAAGAAAAATCAGTTTTATTATCTAAAGTTTCATGCATGGAAATACCAAGATACAGAAGGCGTTTGGGCATATTTGTATCAAAAAATAATGGAGTTATACCTCACTCATAAAAATAATGAATTGCGCAAACATGGTAACTTCTTTCAAAAGAGAATATTTTACCCTATCGCAGCAAAATGGAATGAGACCCGATTATTATTTCGTTTAAATAGAATCCGTAACGGGATTTTTGATATATGTCTATTCACAGTTCTTGCACTTCTTGTAATCTGTTTAGCTATATATAACCCTAACTTTCTAGAAGATTTTAAGTATTGGAAAATGTTTTTATTAACTGGAACAGTAGTCCCATTGCTATCATTTTTTAATAAAATATGGAAATTAGGAGATAAAGGTAAACGACTCATAAAAACCTATACACACAAACCTAATTTCAATAAACTACTTGGTGTACAAGCAGAAATACAAGAAGAATTAAAATATATTCTACGTGCTTGGATGAAAACTGAATTTAAAAAAGAAGACAATAATGCTGAGCACTTAAAAAATGACCAAAAACGACTTCTTTTATTTGTTGATGATATTGATCGTTGTCACGAAGAACGTTTAATACAAGTAATAGATGCACTACGAGTGATGCTTGAAGATGATGAAATCTCAAAACGAGTAATTATAATTTCTGCTATTGATGAAGATATTTTAGAACGTGCTATACAATGGAAATATAGAAACTTTATTAAACAAGATAAGAATGATGCAAGAAAAGATGCTTTAGTAAAAGAATATATGGATAAGCTTTTCATTGCATGTTTAAAACTTCCTCCTCTGTATGAAAAAGAAAAAAATCAAATAATTGATAACTATGCAGAAAAAATAGGCGTTGAAGAAAAAAGTAATAATGATGAAATAATTGTAGATAACAACCTTAATTCAAATAATCCTAACCAACCCGATGCAGAATCACCTTCAAAAAGCAATGATACTACTGGAACCGAGGAAGCAGAAGAAATTAATCCAAAAGAAATTAGTTATGTACTTAAACGAGAAGAATTAGAAAAATTAAAGGTAGCTGCTAAAAATATTAATGGGAATATAACGCCAAGGCAATTACGAATCTTTATGTACCGATACTTATTATCTAGGAATATAGGACAAGCATTTAATGATGATGTACTGAATATTGAATGGTGTAATTTTATGATGGATAAGATTGTTGAAAAACGAAATGTAAAAGTATTAATACCTAATGAAGCTGTTGAAAAATTAAATAAAGCAGAAGAATCAATACTCGAAAGTTTAAACATTTCTGATAAATTAAAGTATTCAACCAATAAAATTATAGAAATTGTAGCACCTTATTAA
- a CDS encoding restriction endonuclease subunit S, translated as MNRVSLKDISKIINSGLTPLRSNDQFWLNGNIPWVKTEQLGKKYIYDSNEKITKFALENTSIKLNPRNTLSVAMYGEGKTRGSVSILKNETTTNQACCNIVIDENKAYYEYVYYYLKTQYDNLRNLSSGVRKNLNSNDIKNFEIVLPKFSIQKQIAKVLSDLDAKIELNNKINAQLEAMAKTLYDYWFVQFEFPDVNGKPYKASGGKMVFNKTLKREIPEGWEDGVLSDIADITMGQSPSGSSYNEEGIGTVFYQGSTDFGSRFPTVRKYTTEPSRMAEKGDILLSVRAPVGTLNQAMESCCIGRGLAALSEKEGSISFLWSQMEYFKQIFDRRNSSGTTFGSITKNDLFSLKLCIPNKEVVKAFKIIADPIHDKIIVNSKQNQKLAELRDWLLPMLMNGQVTVGK; from the coding sequence ATGAATAGAGTTTCACTTAAAGATATTTCAAAAATTATAAATAGTGGTTTAACTCCACTTAGGTCAAATGATCAATTTTGGCTAAATGGAAATATTCCTTGGGTTAAAACAGAGCAATTAGGAAAAAAGTATATATACGATTCTAATGAAAAAATAACAAAGTTTGCTTTAGAGAATACATCTATTAAACTCAATCCAAGAAATACACTAAGTGTGGCTATGTATGGAGAAGGTAAAACAAGAGGAAGTGTTTCTATTTTAAAGAATGAAACGACAACAAATCAGGCTTGTTGTAATATAGTAATTGATGAAAATAAAGCTTACTATGAATATGTTTATTATTATTTAAAAACTCAATATGATAATTTAAGAAATCTTTCTTCTGGAGTACGTAAAAACCTTAATTCAAATGATATTAAAAATTTTGAAATAGTGCTTCCAAAGTTTTCAATACAAAAGCAAATCGCAAAAGTCCTTTCTGATTTAGATGCCAAAATAGAACTCAACAACAAGATCAATGCGCAGTTGGAAGCCATGGCAAAAACGTTGTATGATTATTGGTTTGTTCAGTTTGAGTTCCCCGATGTCAATGGAAAGCCATACAAGGCTTCTGGCGGAAAAATGGTGTTCAATAAAACCTTAAAACGTGAGATTCCTGAAGGTTGGGAAGATGGTGTTTTATCAGATATTGCAGATATTACAATGGGACAATCTCCATCAGGTAGTTCCTATAATGAAGAAGGAATAGGAACAGTTTTTTATCAAGGTTCTACAGATTTTGGATCAAGGTTTCCAACAGTTAGAAAATATACAACAGAACCTTCAAGAATGGCAGAAAAAGGAGATATTCTATTATCTGTTAGAGCTCCAGTAGGAACATTAAATCAAGCTATGGAGAGTTGTTGTATTGGTCGAGGTTTGGCAGCTTTGAGTGAAAAAGAAGGTTCAATATCTTTTTTGTGGAGTCAAATGGAATATTTTAAACAAATCTTTGATAGAAGAAATTCTTCAGGAACTACATTCGGATCAATCACAAAAAATGATCTATTTAGTTTAAAACTTTGTATTCCTAATAAAGAGGTTGTGAAGGCATTTAAAATAATTGCAGATCCAATTCATGATAAGATAATAGTGAACTCTAAACAAAACCAAAAACTAGCAGAACTTCGTGATTGGTTGTTACCGATGTTGATGAATGGGCAAGTTACTGTTGGGAAATAG